One stretch of Streptomyces sp. A2-16 DNA includes these proteins:
- a CDS encoding DUF4913 domain-containing protein: MTTQAAEPAEEQEKGPAFIVYMDGSEYEDGLHRLTLWVRHLLLPVYGREVTSMAPWCSSWWQHKEAVAQLYGLWMAWQELTGPGSAAGGPSTWHRDHLTHVMASLRDPAGPFAGCKVGSHRPKEAPGMDPYPA, from the coding sequence ATGACGACCCAAGCGGCGGAACCGGCGGAGGAGCAGGAGAAAGGGCCCGCCTTCATCGTCTACATGGACGGATCCGAGTACGAGGACGGGCTGCACCGGCTGACGTTGTGGGTCCGCCATCTGCTGCTGCCGGTGTACGGCAGGGAGGTCACCTCCATGGCCCCCTGGTGCTCCAGCTGGTGGCAGCACAAGGAGGCGGTGGCGCAACTGTACGGACTCTGGATGGCATGGCAGGAGCTCACCGGTCCCGGCTCCGCCGCCGGTGGCCCCTCGACCTGGCACCGCGACCATCTCACCCACGTCATGGCCTCCTTGCGGGATCCCGCGGGCCCCTTCGCGGGCTGCAAGGTGGGCTCACACCGCCCCAAGGAGGCGCCGGGGATGGATCCTTACCCGGCCTGA
- a CDS encoding DUF4913 domain-containing protein, with the protein MTVRAPGLEDATEAPTTASGEAPQPASAPKFILYLQGPEYGQSLRQLTLWVHHVLLPVYGREVTSMAPWCSRWWEHPEAVAQLHALWLAWDELSDTGSESGLSGPASWHRDYLNPVMHILRDPTGPFAGCKPGSHRAKESPPVDATDPFGPPPQPKSRT; encoded by the coding sequence ATGACGGTCCGGGCCCCTGGCCTCGAAGACGCGACTGAAGCGCCGACCACAGCCTCCGGCGAAGCCCCGCAGCCCGCCTCCGCGCCGAAGTTCATCCTCTACTTGCAGGGACCTGAGTACGGGCAGTCGCTGCGTCAACTGACCCTGTGGGTGCATCACGTGCTGTTGCCGGTCTACGGCCGCGAGGTCACCTCCATGGCCCCGTGGTGCTCTCGCTGGTGGGAACACCCGGAAGCCGTGGCCCAGTTGCACGCCCTGTGGCTTGCCTGGGACGAGCTGAGCGACACCGGCTCCGAGTCCGGTCTGAGCGGTCCCGCCAGCTGGCACCGGGACTACTTGAACCCGGTCATGCACATCCTGCGCGACCCGACCGGCCCGTTCGCCGGCTGCAAGCCCGGCTCTCACCGTGCGAAGGAGTCGCCGCCCGTCGACGCCACCGACCCGTTCGGGCCGCCGCCCCAGCCGAAGAGCCGGACCTGA